The Gossypium hirsutum isolate 1008001.06 chromosome A03, Gossypium_hirsutum_v2.1, whole genome shotgun sequence genome contains the following window.
GATCACACCGCCTTGTAGTGAATGCGGGAAGAAGTTTTGGTCATGGAAAGCACTTTTCGGACACATGCGATGTCACCCTGAACGACAATGGCGTGGGATTAATCCTCCTCCGAATTATCGCCGTCCCGTTTCCCCTGTCAAGGAAGTGAATGATATCGAGTCTTCGATGACCGAAGAGGACCATGTTATCGCAGCGTCCTTGTTGATGTTGGCTAATGGTACTACCAGCGAGACTGAACCCAACATGGTTCAAGAAACCGACACTTTCCGATTCGAATGTTCGAGTTGTAAGAAGGTATTCGGGTCACACCAAGCATTAGGTGGTCATAGGGCTAGCCACAAGAACGTAAAAGGTTGTTTCGCAATAACTAGAACTGATGGCGGCTACGGGGTCGATGACAACACGGTGATGTTTTTGGGACATAAATGTAGTATTTGCTTAAGGGTATTCTCAAGTGGACAAGCTTTGGGTGGGCATAAAAGGTGCCATTGGGACAAGAATGATGAACCGTCATTGAACCATTTTGAACCAAGACAAG
Protein-coding sequences here:
- the LOC121222463 gene encoding zinc finger protein ZAT3, whose product is MNENVGSDSGFRFPSSVSQHDIALVKCDQNHKKKRSKSMKVDTTRFPNSSSPVSRPKYTKKPDPSAPKITPPCSECGKKFWSWKALFGHMRCHPERQWRGINPPPNYRRPVSPVKEVNDIESSMTEEDHVIAASLLMLANGTTSETEPNMVQETDTFRFECSSCKKVFGSHQALGGHRASHKNVKGCFAITRTDGGYGVDDNTVMFLGHKCSICLRVFSSGQALGGHKRCHWDKNDEPSLNHFEPRQVGCLDLNLPAPTPPVELENGSSSSYSSCMALDLSLSL